A window of Dickeya zeae NCPPB 2538 contains these coding sequences:
- a CDS encoding methyl-accepting chemotaxis protein — protein MSFLRNISIRVMMLFIMGFFVVLWGSVSGYSLYSLKQVTLLLNDNSTQSKTQSYLTYGNDQYFRSVTRMARVMDYLQFNDAENAKKTLDMALTAINNTKDALGKFKAAPQIGVDKKITDEMVSSWSALLSTAIDPMYAALQKNDLEAFRSVFRKVYPPASWAFGDAAQKYTAAVTNADFLGAVNTHNDWTRNTLILALIISVIIFLISERYLTRYLVNPISIIQAHLGKLIAGRLDQHLDEFGRNCAGRMIPDIKKLQLSLKDTVSLIRDTAEAIYQGATEIRQGNNDLSGRTEQQASALQETAASMEQLSSTVQHNAENVHQATKLAQEASDAAIQGGKITNTVVETMDSITASSRKIGDITSVINGIAFQTNILALNAAVEAARAGEQGRGFAVVAGEVRSLAQRSAQAAKEIEGLIAESVSRVDVGSTQVKQAGEAMQTIIDTVSHVSNLIGEIASASDEQSRGISQIGQAVNEMDSVTQQNATLVQQAMAAISSLEEQARQLTQAVEVFHLGTEYRSAAGNRGQADNLALKRPSLKGTMPALPPAGKTGGQDNWEKF, from the coding sequence ATGTCTTTTCTAAGAAATATCAGTATAAGAGTAATGATGTTATTTATTATGGGATTTTTCGTGGTGCTCTGGGGGAGTGTATCCGGCTACAGCCTGTATTCGTTAAAGCAGGTCACGCTGCTGTTAAATGATAACTCGACTCAAAGTAAAACCCAGAGCTATCTCACCTATGGCAATGACCAATACTTCCGTTCCGTCACCCGAATGGCGCGTGTGATGGATTATCTGCAATTTAACGATGCAGAGAATGCTAAAAAGACATTGGATATGGCGCTGACAGCCATTAATAATACCAAAGATGCATTGGGAAAATTTAAGGCAGCACCACAAATTGGTGTGGATAAAAAAATCACCGATGAAATGGTATCAAGCTGGTCGGCGTTACTTTCGACGGCGATCGATCCCATGTATGCCGCACTGCAGAAAAACGATCTGGAGGCATTTCGTAGCGTATTTCGTAAAGTGTATCCACCAGCCAGTTGGGCATTTGGTGATGCGGCGCAGAAATATACCGCGGCGGTGACGAATGCCGATTTTTTGGGGGCAGTGAACACGCATAACGACTGGACCCGAAATACCTTAATACTGGCGCTGATTATCAGTGTGATCATTTTCCTGATCAGTGAACGCTATCTGACCCGGTATCTGGTAAATCCTATCTCTATAATTCAGGCACACCTCGGGAAACTGATCGCCGGTCGGCTCGATCAGCATCTGGATGAATTCGGCCGTAACTGTGCCGGACGTATGATTCCCGACATCAAAAAACTGCAACTGAGTTTGAAAGATACCGTCTCGTTGATTCGTGATACCGCCGAGGCGATTTATCAGGGGGCGACCGAAATCCGGCAAGGTAACAATGATCTTTCCGGACGCACCGAGCAGCAAGCATCAGCGTTGCAGGAAACTGCCGCCAGCATGGAACAACTGAGCTCTACCGTGCAGCACAACGCAGAAAACGTCCATCAGGCCACCAAGCTGGCGCAGGAGGCTTCCGACGCGGCGATACAAGGTGGGAAAATCACCAATACTGTGGTGGAAACGATGGACAGCATTACCGCCAGCTCCCGCAAGATTGGCGATATTACCTCAGTCATTAACGGTATTGCCTTCCAGACCAATATTCTGGCGCTGAACGCGGCGGTGGAAGCGGCCCGTGCCGGCGAACAGGGCCGGGGGTTCGCGGTGGTAGCCGGTGAAGTGCGCAGCCTGGCGCAACGCAGCGCTCAGGCGGCCAAAGAGATTGAAGGCTTGATTGCGGAATCGGTATCCCGGGTGGATGTGGGCTCAACACAGGTCAAGCAGGCTGGGGAAGCGATGCAGACGATTATCGACACGGTATCGCACGTCAGTAATCTGATTGGTGAGATTGCCTCTGCGTCAGATGAACAGAGCCGGGGGATTTCGCAAATCGGTCAGGCAGTCAATGAAATGGATAGTGTGACCCAGCAGAATGCGACCCTGGTACAACAGGCAATGGCGGCGATTTCCTCACTGGAAGAGCAGGCACGGCAACTGACGCAAGCGGTGGAAGTGTTCCATCTTGGTACCGAGTACCGTTCGGCGGCGGGGAATCGGGGACAGGCCGACAACCTGGCGCTTAAACGCCCGTCACTTAAAGGAACGATGCCCGCGTTGCCACCAGCTGGTAAAACCGGTGGACAGGATAACTGGGAGAAATTCTAA
- a CDS encoding methyl-accepting chemotaxis protein, which translates to MNILRHITVRKMLLIILTLFTVIWGMASVFTLSSFGDMNDLLNDNMSQKRSYSMLVKGNDQYFRTVTRMLRAVDYLQTGDTENAQKTLSSADTALKNSKDALEQFKSSEHVGVDKAVVQQMTEVWGRLLQSAVEPMLTAIKDGRMDDFRLLFRKQYPPLSVEFGAIAEKYATAIQSDDGIIQVEKHITVNKNMLLAALILGVIVLFLSDRYLVNYLVKPIGQIKRHLELLTSGKLGVELEEFGRNCAGQLIPYIRAMQHNLRDTVQTIHDSSTVIYTGTSEIRQGNDELSRRTDQQAAALQETAASMEELTSTVKNNADNVRQARQISEEAQQMARQGGNITDNVVTTMQSISDSSRRIADITTVINGIAFQTNILALNAAVEAARAGEQGRGFAVVAGEVRNLAQRSAQAAKEIETLIGESVSRVDTGSTLVREAGSAMEGIISSVSRVHDLMGEISAASDEQSRGIEQIGQAVTEMDGVTQQNAALVQEASAAAASLDEQAQSLAAAVASFDLGSSSTLHVPRTATPALKRPAPKTAALPARSSHGDWETF; encoded by the coding sequence ATGAATATTTTAAGACACATCACCGTCAGAAAAATGCTGTTAATTATCCTGACGCTGTTTACTGTTATCTGGGGAATGGCTTCTGTCTTCACACTGAGTTCATTTGGTGACATGAATGATCTGCTGAATGACAACATGTCACAAAAAAGAAGTTACTCCATGCTGGTCAAAGGTAATGACCAGTATTTTCGTACCGTCACCCGGATGCTGCGCGCAGTGGACTACCTGCAGACGGGGGATACGGAGAATGCTCAGAAGACATTGAGCTCCGCTGATACCGCCTTGAAAAACAGCAAAGACGCGCTGGAGCAGTTTAAAAGCAGCGAACACGTCGGGGTCGATAAAGCAGTCGTACAGCAAATGACCGAAGTGTGGGGCCGGTTACTGCAAAGCGCGGTCGAACCGATGCTGACAGCGATTAAAGACGGTCGCATGGATGATTTTCGCCTGCTATTCCGTAAACAGTACCCGCCTTTGAGCGTAGAATTCGGCGCTATCGCGGAGAAATATGCCACGGCTATTCAGTCTGACGATGGCATCATCCAGGTCGAAAAACACATTACCGTCAATAAAAATATGCTGCTGGCGGCACTGATTCTGGGGGTTATCGTACTGTTCCTCAGCGACCGTTATCTGGTGAACTATCTGGTGAAACCAATTGGTCAGATTAAACGCCATCTGGAACTGCTGACCAGCGGCAAACTGGGTGTGGAACTGGAAGAGTTCGGCCGTAACTGTGCCGGTCAGTTGATCCCCTACATTCGGGCGATGCAGCACAACCTGCGTGATACGGTACAGACCATTCACGACAGCTCGACGGTGATTTATACCGGTACCAGCGAAATCCGCCAGGGGAATGACGAGCTGTCACGCCGTACCGACCAGCAGGCCGCTGCGTTGCAGGAAACCGCCGCCAGCATGGAAGAGCTGACCTCGACGGTAAAAAATAACGCCGATAACGTGCGTCAGGCCCGCCAGATTTCGGAAGAAGCCCAGCAGATGGCCAGACAGGGCGGTAACATTACCGACAACGTGGTCACCACCATGCAGAGCATCTCGGACAGTTCCCGCAGAATAGCGGATATCACTACCGTCATTAACGGCATTGCCTTCCAGACCAACATTCTGGCGCTGAACGCAGCGGTGGAAGCGGCGCGGGCTGGTGAGCAAGGGCGTGGTTTCGCGGTGGTGGCAGGTGAAGTGAGAAACCTGGCGCAGCGCAGTGCGCAGGCGGCGAAAGAGATTGAAACGCTGATTGGCGAATCGGTCAGCCGGGTAGATACAGGCTCGACACTGGTACGCGAGGCAGGCAGCGCGATGGAGGGGATTATCTCCTCGGTCTCGCGGGTGCATGACCTGATGGGTGAGATTTCGGCGGCGTCTGACGAACAGAGCCGGGGTATCGAGCAAATTGGTCAGGCGGTGACGGAAATGGACGGGGTGACGCAACAGAACGCGGCGTTGGTGCAGGAAGCGTCTGCGGCGGCAGCCTCGCTGGATGAGCAGGCGCAGAGTCTGGCGGCCGCGGTGGCGTCGTTTGACCTGGGGTCGTCGTCGACGTTACACGTGCCACGCACTGCCACACCGGCGCTGAAACGACCGGCACCGAAAACGGCGGCGTTGCCAGCCCGGTCATCGCACGGGGACTGGGAAACCTTCTGA
- a CDS encoding methyl-accepting chemotaxis protein → MMSILRNITIRAMLLIILTGFTLIWGGSAITTIISLNKVESLLDTNQTEKKNYTILANGREAFTQSIALLNRSTLFQQRGDTAQVQALLQKVQSNLDTTRSLLSTFRAASQDGINPTLAGKIADSWENAISQALIPMLNASRAGRFDEYQHDYLDVYPALALAFGNNVAQYGETIQVDNSLEKANHLATISRNVLSAALVLGVLMLLLCDRYLVNYLVKPIGDIKRHMSALTQGRLGVELQEFGRNCIGQLIPYVRHMQSNLRDTVSVIRDNSAALHVGASEIKSGNDELASRTEQQAASLQQTAASMEQLSATVIHNADNLKQASQLAQDATKRAVTGGEVGKALEAMMAGISSSSRQISDIITLINGIAFQTNILALNAAVEAARAGESGRGFAVVAGEVRNLAQRSAQAAKDISALISDSVQRVEDGAVQLAQAGAAMGDIISGIRGVDALIRDIALASEEQKRGIMQIGQAVTEMDSVTQQNASLVEEAASAAASLEQQAGQLADAVAVFSLSEEDDHSYHANQRLPSSPLALGALSSR, encoded by the coding sequence ATGATGAGCATTTTAAGAAATATCACCATCAGGGCTATGTTATTAATCATACTCACCGGATTTACTTTAATTTGGGGAGGCAGTGCGATTACGACGATCATATCGCTCAATAAAGTTGAATCATTATTGGACACAAATCAGACTGAGAAAAAAAACTACACTATTTTGGCTAATGGTCGGGAGGCTTTTACCCAGTCAATCGCGTTACTTAATCGCAGTACATTATTCCAACAACGCGGGGATACGGCGCAGGTTCAGGCTTTATTGCAAAAGGTGCAGAGTAACCTCGATACGACCCGTTCGCTGCTGAGTACGTTTCGTGCCGCCAGTCAGGATGGAATCAACCCGACACTGGCGGGGAAAATCGCCGATTCCTGGGAAAACGCGATTTCCCAGGCGCTGATTCCGATGCTCAATGCCAGTCGGGCAGGGCGTTTTGACGAATACCAACATGACTATCTGGATGTTTATCCCGCTTTGGCGCTGGCATTTGGCAACAATGTGGCGCAGTACGGCGAAACGATACAGGTTGATAACTCATTAGAGAAAGCAAACCATTTGGCGACTATCAGTCGAAATGTACTCAGTGCGGCACTGGTGTTGGGGGTTCTGATGTTGCTGTTGTGCGATCGTTATTTGGTTAACTATCTGGTTAAACCGATAGGCGACATCAAACGTCACATGAGTGCGTTGACGCAAGGGCGTCTTGGTGTTGAGTTGCAAGAGTTCGGGCGCAATTGCATCGGACAACTGATCCCATACGTCCGTCATATGCAAAGCAATCTGCGCGACACGGTGAGTGTTATTCGTGATAACTCGGCGGCATTGCATGTGGGGGCAAGTGAGATCAAAAGCGGTAACGATGAACTCGCCAGCCGGACAGAGCAACAGGCTGCTTCATTACAGCAAACCGCAGCCAGCATGGAACAATTGAGCGCTACCGTTATCCACAACGCGGATAACCTGAAACAAGCCAGCCAACTGGCACAGGATGCGACGAAACGGGCCGTTACCGGCGGTGAGGTTGGAAAAGCGTTGGAAGCGATGATGGCAGGGATATCCAGTAGTTCTCGTCAGATTAGCGACATCATTACCCTGATCAACGGTATCGCTTTTCAGACCAATATCCTGGCGCTGAATGCGGCGGTGGAAGCCGCTCGGGCTGGTGAGTCTGGCCGAGGGTTTGCTGTGGTGGCGGGGGAAGTGCGTAATCTGGCGCAGCGTAGTGCTCAGGCGGCTAAAGACATCAGTGCGCTTATCAGCGATTCCGTTCAGCGTGTGGAGGATGGAGCTGTCCAACTGGCGCAGGCGGGAGCGGCGATGGGCGATATCATCAGCGGTATTAGGGGTGTGGATGCGTTGATCCGGGATATTGCTTTGGCATCGGAAGAGCAAAAGCGTGGCATCATGCAAATCGGTCAGGCCGTGACGGAAATGGACAGCGTGACGCAGCAGAATGCCTCACTGGTGGAAGAGGCGGCATCGGCCGCTGCCTCGCTGGAGCAGCAGGCTGGGCAACTGGCCGATGCCGTCGCCGTATTCAGCCTGTCGGAAGAGGATGACCACTCGTATCACGCAAACCAGAGGCTGCCGTCATCACCCCTGGCATTAGGGGCGCTGTCATCTCGCTAA
- a CDS encoding LysR family transcriptional regulator, whose translation MDLTQLRMFCLVAETGSLVRAAAQLGRVPSNLTTRLRQLEQELGTDLFIRERQRVRLSPAGHNFLCYAQRILSLSDEALAMAHTSEPAGLFALGAVESLLTTALPELLALYHRRYPQVQVSLRSDTCGALLEAVNAGELATALVTGPVTHDAINSCRIFSQQLVLITAAGIPPVSQASQVKHLPLLTFSAGCGYRQRLEGWFRGQGITPITIVEMPSYSALLAGVAAGSGVAMVPIDVLNALPAGQQVQPHQLPGDVASVTTWLIWRRDAFGPSVEALKKLMIELGT comes from the coding sequence ATGGACCTGACTCAACTGCGCATGTTCTGTCTGGTGGCGGAAACCGGCTCTCTGGTGCGAGCTGCCGCCCAGCTTGGACGCGTGCCGTCTAACCTCACCACCCGACTGCGCCAGCTGGAACAAGAGCTAGGTACCGATCTATTTATTCGTGAACGCCAGCGAGTCCGTCTTTCACCGGCAGGCCATAATTTTCTGTGTTATGCCCAACGTATTTTGTCACTCAGTGATGAAGCGCTAGCCATGGCACACACCAGTGAACCTGCCGGTCTGTTTGCGCTGGGAGCGGTAGAAAGCCTGCTTACCACAGCACTGCCTGAACTACTGGCGCTATACCATCGCCGTTACCCCCAGGTTCAGGTGTCGCTGCGTAGCGATACCTGCGGCGCATTGCTGGAAGCCGTGAATGCGGGTGAGCTGGCAACGGCGCTGGTCACCGGCCCTGTCACCCACGATGCCATCAACAGTTGCCGCATTTTTTCACAACAGTTAGTGCTGATTACCGCGGCAGGCATTCCGCCCGTGTCCCAGGCCTCACAGGTCAAACACCTGCCTTTGCTGACGTTCTCCGCCGGGTGCGGCTACCGGCAGCGACTGGAAGGCTGGTTTCGTGGGCAAGGCATCACCCCGATCACTATCGTAGAAATGCCATCGTATAGCGCGCTGCTGGCAGGCGTTGCAGCAGGAAGCGGCGTGGCGATGGTACCGATCGACGTTCTGAACGCCCTGCCTGCCGGGCAGCAGGTTCAACCGCATCAATTACCGGGCGATGTGGCGTCGGTCACCACCTGGCTTATCTGGCGGCGGGATGCGTTTGGCCCCAGCGTCGAGGCACTGAAAAAACTGATGATTGAACTCGGCACCTGA
- a CDS encoding S-(hydroxymethyl)glutathione dehydrogenase/class III alcohol dehydrogenase: protein MQMIKTRAAIAWGPNQPLSIEEVDLMPPQKGEVLVRILASGVCHTDAYTLSGKDPEGVFPVILGHEGAGIVEAVGEGVTSVAVGDHVIPLYTPECGECKFCRSGKTNLCQAIRSTQGKGLMPDGTHRFFKDGKPIFHYMGTSTFAERTVVAEISVAKISKDAPLEEVCLLGCGVTTGMGAVTNTAKVKAGDTVAVFGLGGIGLSAIIGAKMAGAGRIIGIDINTSKFELARKLGATDLINPKDYDKPIQEVIVEMTDGGVDFSFECIGNVNVMRSALECCHKGWGESVIIGVAGAGEEIATRPFQLVTGRVWRGSAFGGVKGRSQLPGIVQRYLDGEFQLNDFITHTMPLEQINEAFDLMHEGKSIRSVVHFN from the coding sequence ATGCAAATGATTAAAACCCGTGCCGCCATCGCCTGGGGCCCTAACCAACCACTGTCAATCGAAGAAGTGGACCTGATGCCGCCACAGAAAGGCGAAGTGCTGGTGCGTATCCTCGCCAGCGGTGTCTGCCATACCGATGCCTACACGTTATCCGGCAAAGACCCGGAAGGCGTGTTCCCGGTGATCCTCGGTCATGAGGGTGCTGGCATCGTCGAAGCCGTGGGAGAAGGCGTGACCAGCGTCGCGGTCGGTGACCACGTCATCCCGCTTTATACCCCTGAGTGCGGGGAATGCAAATTCTGCCGCTCCGGTAAAACCAACCTGTGTCAGGCTATCCGCTCCACACAGGGTAAAGGCCTGATGCCAGACGGTACCCACCGTTTCTTTAAAGACGGCAAACCGATTTTCCACTACATGGGGACCTCAACGTTTGCAGAACGTACCGTCGTGGCGGAAATCTCGGTGGCAAAAATCAGCAAAGACGCGCCACTGGAAGAAGTTTGTCTGTTAGGTTGCGGCGTCACCACCGGGATGGGCGCGGTGACCAATACCGCTAAAGTGAAAGCCGGTGATACGGTAGCGGTATTTGGTCTCGGAGGCATCGGGTTATCTGCCATTATTGGCGCTAAAATGGCCGGAGCCGGTCGTATTATTGGTATCGATATCAACACCAGCAAATTTGAGCTGGCACGCAAGCTGGGCGCGACCGACCTCATCAACCCGAAAGACTACGACAAGCCAATTCAGGAAGTGATTGTCGAGATGACCGACGGCGGCGTGGATTTCTCTTTCGAGTGTATCGGTAATGTCAATGTGATGCGTTCCGCACTGGAGTGTTGTCACAAAGGCTGGGGGGAATCGGTGATTATCGGTGTGGCCGGTGCAGGCGAAGAGATCGCCACCCGCCCCTTCCAACTGGTGACCGGGCGTGTCTGGCGCGGCTCCGCATTTGGCGGCGTCAAAGGTCGCAGCCAACTGCCGGGGATCGTCCAGCGCTATCTGGATGGCGAGTTTCAGCTCAACGACTTTATCACTCATACCATGCCACTTGAGCAAATCAATGAGGCATTTGATCTGATGCACGAAGGCAAATCCATTCGTTCTGTGGTGCATTTCAACTGA
- the fghA gene encoding S-formylglutathione hydrolase produces MTTSLELLEEHRLFGGWQRRYRHASSTLNCDMTFSVFYPPVAGDTPPPVLYWLSGLTCNDENFTTKSGAQRFAAELGLVLIMPDTSPRGDDVPDDAQYDLGKGAGFYVNATQAPWDRHFRMFDYISDELPALVRQHISASDRLSISGHSMGGHGALMMALRHPGRFRSVSAFAPIVNPTQVPWGQKAFSAYLGDDPQHWLDYDSCYLLAHSSSPLPTLIDQGDGDSFLHLQLQPEQLETIATARQWPLTLRIQPDYDHSYYFIASFIEDHLRFHAKHLHEN; encoded by the coding sequence ATGACGACGTCACTGGAATTGCTGGAAGAACACCGGCTGTTCGGCGGCTGGCAACGGCGCTATCGCCATGCGTCCAGCACGCTGAATTGTGACATGACCTTCAGCGTGTTTTATCCGCCTGTGGCAGGCGATACCCCGCCGCCCGTGTTGTACTGGCTGTCGGGGCTTACCTGCAACGACGAGAACTTTACCACCAAGTCAGGTGCTCAGCGCTTCGCCGCCGAACTGGGACTGGTGTTGATTATGCCGGACACCAGCCCCCGCGGCGATGACGTACCAGACGATGCGCAGTACGATCTGGGCAAAGGCGCAGGCTTTTACGTCAATGCGACCCAGGCGCCCTGGGATCGGCACTTCCGTATGTTCGACTATATCAGCGATGAACTACCTGCATTGGTGCGTCAACACATCAGTGCCAGCGACCGGCTTTCCATTAGCGGCCATTCGATGGGTGGACACGGCGCACTGATGATGGCACTGCGCCATCCCGGCCGGTTTCGTTCAGTGTCAGCCTTCGCCCCTATTGTCAATCCGACGCAGGTACCCTGGGGGCAAAAGGCTTTCAGCGCCTATCTGGGGGATGACCCGCAGCATTGGTTGGACTATGACAGTTGCTACTTGCTCGCCCATAGCAGCTCGCCGCTACCGACGCTTATCGATCAAGGCGATGGTGACAGCTTCTTGCACCTGCAGCTCCAGCCCGAGCAACTGGAAACGATCGCCACAGCCCGGCAGTGGCCGTTGACGCTGCGTATACAGCCAGATTACGACCATAGTTATTATTTCATCGCTAGTTTTATTGAAGATCATCTGCGTTTTCATGCAAAACACTTGCATGAAAACTAA
- a CDS encoding KTSC domain-containing protein, protein MERKRVSSTELFAVGYDSENRILEVELLNGSLYQYKNVALMIYEELMASNAKARYYARYIRNSFPYDKLQ, encoded by the coding sequence TTGGAACGCAAGCGAGTATCTTCCACCGAGCTGTTTGCCGTGGGGTACGATTCGGAAAACCGCATATTAGAAGTAGAATTACTAAACGGTAGTCTGTATCAGTACAAAAACGTGGCACTGATGATTTATGAAGAGCTGATGGCATCTAATGCCAAAGCACGCTACTACGCACGTTACATCAGAAACTCCTTTCCGTATGACAAGCTGCAGTAA
- a CDS encoding oxidoreductase, producing MSTTDIRVQVGPANYFSFPGAIDQLSEFYPPEILSRAFWIHGERALAAARPYLPAAFSAPTARSACFFAHCSENEVARLIAAAGDDRTVVIGVGGGAVLDTAKVVARRLGLPLVAIPTIAATCAAWTPLSVWYNEAGQALRFEIFTDANHLVLVEPRILLAAPVAYLLAGIGDTLAKWYEAVVLSPEPQALSLTVRLGLQTAQDIRDVLLRQSESALKAVDTATLNQDFLDVIDAIIAGGGMVGGLGERYTRVAAAHAVHNGLTVLPQTEPFLHGTKVAYGILVQCALLGQSDTLRQLKTAFQVFGLPVSLAELGVDIDDTASIEAVIARTLQAGESIHYLPGAIDTGTLLAAFRSVEQTGV from the coding sequence ATGAGTACAACTGATATCCGCGTCCAGGTAGGACCGGCCAACTATTTTTCTTTTCCAGGGGCGATTGACCAACTGAGCGAGTTTTATCCACCCGAGATATTGTCGCGCGCATTTTGGATTCACGGTGAACGTGCTCTGGCGGCAGCCCGACCTTATTTACCTGCGGCGTTTTCCGCGCCGACGGCCCGCTCGGCCTGCTTTTTCGCGCATTGCAGTGAAAATGAAGTTGCACGATTAATCGCGGCAGCGGGCGATGATCGCACGGTGGTGATTGGCGTAGGGGGAGGGGCGGTGTTAGATACCGCTAAGGTGGTGGCGCGTCGTCTGGGCTTGCCGCTGGTGGCGATACCGACTATCGCGGCGACTTGTGCCGCCTGGACGCCGCTGTCTGTCTGGTATAACGAAGCCGGGCAGGCCCTGCGATTTGAAATTTTTACTGATGCTAATCATTTGGTGCTGGTAGAGCCGCGTATTCTGCTGGCGGCACCGGTGGCGTACCTGCTGGCAGGTATTGGTGACACGTTGGCCAAATGGTATGAAGCGGTGGTGCTAAGCCCCGAGCCACAGGCGTTATCACTGACAGTGCGGCTTGGGTTACAAACCGCGCAGGACATCCGTGATGTGCTGCTGCGCCAGAGTGAATCCGCACTGAAGGCGGTGGATACTGCCACGTTGAATCAGGATTTTCTGGATGTGATTGACGCGATTATTGCCGGTGGCGGCATGGTTGGGGGGCTGGGTGAGCGTTATACCCGAGTGGCGGCGGCGCATGCGGTGCACAATGGGCTGACGGTATTACCACAAACAGAGCCGTTTCTGCATGGGACCAAGGTGGCATACGGTATTTTGGTGCAATGCGCGTTGTTAGGGCAGTCTGATACGTTGCGCCAGTTGAAAACGGCATTCCAGGTATTCGGGTTGCCGGTGTCGCTGGCTGAGTTGGGGGTAGATATTGACGATACCGCATCAATTGAGGCGGTGATCGCACGAACGTTGCAGGCAGGCGAATCCATTCATTATTTGCCCGGTGCGATAGACACTGGAACGCTGCTGGCGGCGTTTCGGTCGGTAGAACAGACGGGCGTGTGA
- a CDS encoding sugar ABC transporter ATP-binding protein, translating into MSINPRSRLEMRYISISFAGFPALRQVNFTLEGGSIHALTGANGAGKSTLMAILSGAYDHYSGDILLDGEKVAIHSPRDAKRHGIHLVQQEVDAALVPTLSVAENIMLDQLAQSGHVLNWPALYQQAEALLTQLGVSINVRQRLERCTLAEKQQILLARALSHRCRFLILDEPTAPLDQEESARLFAVVRRLQQDGIGIVFISHRIHELSAICDTLTVLRDGQFVSCSPMQGLSGEEIVERMLGHQLDDIFPPRRQQHDGHVLLQVDGLHDDTLLYNISLRLRKGEILGIAGLAGAGKTELCKALFGATRSRVDAGHYLGQPWRPTSPADAVQQGIALVPEERRKEGIFIDDSVTMNLSISDCDSFSRYGLFGHGQALAWARSLIQRLTIRTSGPQQRLRRLSGGNQQKVAIGKWLRSDMQVLILDEPTKGVDIKAKQDLFTLIDSLARQGKGVIYASGEFSELVGLCDRICVLWDGRIVAELDGADADEETLLLYSTGGTPA; encoded by the coding sequence ATGTCCATAAACCCGCGCTCGCGTCTGGAAATGCGCTACATTTCCATCTCTTTTGCCGGATTTCCGGCCCTCAGACAGGTGAATTTCACGCTGGAAGGCGGTTCTATCCATGCGTTGACTGGCGCTAACGGCGCGGGAAAATCCACACTGATGGCGATTCTTTCTGGTGCTTATGACCATTACAGTGGAGATATTCTGCTGGATGGCGAAAAAGTCGCAATTCATTCTCCGCGAGACGCCAAACGCCACGGTATTCATCTGGTGCAGCAAGAAGTGGATGCCGCACTGGTGCCAACGCTATCGGTCGCGGAGAACATTATGCTGGACCAGTTGGCGCAAAGCGGCCATGTACTCAACTGGCCTGCGCTCTATCAGCAGGCAGAGGCGTTGTTGACACAGTTAGGGGTCAGCATTAACGTCCGCCAGCGACTGGAACGCTGCACACTGGCGGAAAAGCAGCAAATTCTGCTGGCACGAGCGCTCTCTCATCGTTGCCGCTTTTTAATTCTTGATGAACCCACCGCACCGCTTGATCAGGAAGAAAGCGCGCGTTTGTTTGCGGTGGTGCGTCGCCTGCAACAAGACGGTATCGGCATCGTCTTTATTTCACACCGCATTCATGAGTTGAGCGCGATTTGCGACACATTGACGGTACTGCGTGACGGGCAGTTCGTCAGTTGCAGTCCGATGCAAGGGCTCAGCGGTGAAGAAATTGTTGAACGCATGCTGGGCCATCAGTTGGATGATATTTTCCCGCCACGTCGCCAGCAGCATGACGGTCATGTGCTGTTGCAGGTAGACGGCCTGCACGATGACACACTGCTGTACAACATTTCACTGCGGCTACGCAAGGGAGAAATCCTTGGCATTGCCGGTCTTGCCGGTGCCGGCAAGACCGAGCTGTGCAAAGCGCTGTTTGGTGCAACCCGCAGTCGGGTTGACGCCGGGCACTATCTGGGCCAGCCCTGGCGCCCCACCTCACCGGCCGACGCGGTGCAGCAGGGGATTGCGCTGGTACCCGAAGAACGGCGCAAAGAAGGCATTTTTATTGACGATTCCGTCACCATGAATCTCAGTATCAGCGACTGCGACAGTTTTTCCCGTTACGGGCTATTCGGGCACGGTCAGGCGCTGGCCTGGGCCCGGTCCCTGATCCAGCGGTTGACCATCCGCACCAGCGGGCCGCAACAGCGTTTGCGACGCCTGTCCGGCGGCAACCAGCAAAAGGTCGCTATCGGCAAATGGTTACGCAGCGACATGCAGGTGCTGATTTTGGATGAGCCCACTAAAGGCGTGGACATCAAAGCTAAACAGGATTTATTCACCCTGATCGACTCCCTGGCCCGCCAGGGTAAAGGCGTGATTTATGCTTCCGGCGAGTTCTCCGAACTGGTGGGGCTGTGCGATCGCATTTGTGTACTGTGGGATGGACGCATCGTCGCTGAACTCGACGGTGCCGATGCCGACGAAGAAACGTTGTTACTTTATTCAACCGGAGGAACTCCCGCGTGA